In the genome of Mesotoga sp. UBA6090, one region contains:
- a CDS encoding branched-chain amino acid ABC transporter permease — MLQDILQNIVSGASIGATYGLVGLGVVFLWLTISRINFANISSAMLGAYLFYSFYTQLNLGFFISFVLSIAVIAAYGLGLRVFIYEPIRKRGGGRLEFVVATLMLCTFWLNLIIVTYGALPKPFPPVFGGSNDFISLGGIRIPTLYLNIYLVIGILMVFIYFLLNKTLIGKSFRAAAQNREAAALMGIDVKVTTSLSFILATVVVGIAGILLAPIYFVSLELGGGSIGVKGFASAVLGGLTNPYGTILGGISLGLLENFSTLYISSTYRDIISFSVLVAVLILKPSGIFNWKSKKI, encoded by the coding sequence ATGCTTCAAGACATTCTCCAGAACATAGTTTCAGGGGCTTCAATCGGTGCCACATATGGACTTGTAGGACTCGGCGTAGTTTTCCTCTGGCTGACGATCTCCCGAATAAATTTTGCCAACATCTCGTCGGCGATGTTGGGAGCCTATCTGTTCTACAGTTTTTACACTCAGCTGAACTTGGGTTTTTTCATCTCTTTCGTTTTGTCTATAGCCGTAATAGCAGCCTATGGGTTGGGATTAAGAGTCTTTATATATGAGCCCATAAGGAAACGAGGAGGTGGACGTCTCGAATTCGTTGTCGCCACACTTATGCTGTGCACCTTTTGGCTCAACTTGATAATTGTCACTTACGGGGCTCTACCAAAGCCCTTTCCACCGGTATTTGGGGGAAGCAACGACTTCATTTCTTTGGGCGGAATAAGAATTCCCACTCTCTATCTTAATATCTATTTGGTAATCGGAATTCTTATGGTATTCATTTACTTCTTACTGAACAAGACGCTCATAGGAAAATCATTCCGAGCTGCCGCACAGAATAGGGAAGCCGCGGCTCTTATGGGAATAGATGTAAAAGTAACGACCTCTCTATCCTTCATTCTGGCGACTGTCGTCGTGGGAATCGCCGGAATACTCCTTGCACCCATCTACTTCGTGTCTCTAGAACTTGGAGGAGGCTCGATAGGGGTTAAAGGCTTTGCTTCGGCCGTACTTGGAGGATTGACCAATCCTTACGGAACGATACTCGGAGGAATATCTCTTGGCCTCCTGGAGAACTTCTCCACCCTTTATATCTCTTCTACATACAGAGACATCATATCCTTCTCGGTTCTTGTAGCCGTTCTGATACTGAAACCTTCCGGAATATTCAACTGGAAGAGTAAGAAGATATAG
- a CDS encoding branched-chain amino acid ABC transporter permease — MKKLILVVGAILLIVLFPLFTNNMYQLYLMNRALIHAILATGLVFLTGFAGQISLGQAGFYAIGAYASAYFTVKLGLPIPIGVIAGVVLSVVAGFLLSIPSFKLKAFFLSLVTIAFGQIVWMLVINLTPITGGPSGFFGIPFYSVGNNMLSFGQVFWLFGGLLFLSVFIMYRIKHSHFGRAMLAMNDDDVATETCGISTKRLKMAAFGFSAGLAGLAGALYAHLAGFLSPEPFTFFESSNFVAMAVVGGLRHMSGGVVGGIGLTLLPEFLRFGGWENYYLMVTSLIVIVIIIFVPMGLGPILETLLRKVFRIKRSNTKTL, encoded by the coding sequence ATGAAGAAGCTGATATTGGTTGTAGGAGCGATACTACTAATAGTACTATTCCCTCTTTTCACGAATAACATGTATCAACTATACCTGATGAACAGAGCGCTCATTCATGCCATTCTTGCAACAGGATTGGTATTCCTAACAGGTTTTGCGGGTCAAATATCACTTGGGCAGGCGGGTTTCTACGCAATCGGAGCATACGCTTCGGCGTACTTCACTGTTAAGCTCGGGCTACCGATTCCAATCGGAGTTATTGCAGGAGTAGTTCTGAGCGTTGTCGCGGGCTTTCTGTTGAGCATTCCCTCTTTCAAGCTGAAGGCCTTTTTCTTATCTCTAGTGACAATAGCCTTCGGGCAAATAGTCTGGATGCTTGTGATAAACCTCACACCTATTACCGGCGGTCCGTCCGGCTTTTTTGGCATACCATTCTACTCGGTGGGAAACAACATGCTTTCTTTCGGGCAGGTCTTCTGGCTCTTTGGCGGGCTGCTCTTCCTATCCGTGTTCATTATGTACCGCATAAAACACTCTCACTTTGGCAGAGCAATGCTTGCAATGAATGACGATGATGTGGCCACGGAAACCTGTGGAATTTCTACAAAGAGACTTAAGATGGCGGCCTTTGGCTTTTCTGCAGGCCTAGCGGGACTGGCAGGAGCACTGTACGCTCATCTGGCAGGCTTTCTCTCACCGGAACCATTCACATTCTTTGAATCATCGAATTTTGTCGCAATGGCAGTCGTGGGCGGTCTTAGACACATGAGTGGTGGAGTTGTTGGCGGAATAGGTCTTACACTTCTTCCCGAGTTCCTGAGATTTGGAGGCTGGGAAAATTACTATCTAATGGTGACTTCTCTAATAGTGATAGTCATCATAATATTCGTGCCTATGGGACTTGGGCCCATTCTTGAAACCCTTCTAAGAAAGGTTTTCAGGATTAAGAGAAGCAATACAAAGACGTTGTAG
- a CDS encoding ABC transporter ATP-binding protein produces MDILRTENMTKRFGGVVANDNLSIGIPEGQITALIGPNGSGKTTFINVATGVHPITSGKVYFKDQDISGMDMNKISRLGIARTFQKIRLFENLSVIENVLVARKPFYKSGPVSVVLGTPKFRKEEKENKEKAMELLKLVGLEDRAYDSPTGMAYGLRRCLEIARALALEPQLMFLDEPAAGMTRDEFKVIMDLMMILKERGITTLIVEHTMDFIKAVADWVYVLNFGQVIAKGKFDDIEKDPLVLKAYLGED; encoded by the coding sequence ATGGACATTCTTAGAACTGAAAACATGACCAAGAGATTCGGTGGAGTCGTGGCAAACGATAATCTGTCGATTGGAATTCCCGAAGGGCAGATCACAGCCTTAATCGGCCCTAACGGCTCGGGCAAAACGACATTCATAAATGTTGCAACGGGAGTACACCCTATTACCAGCGGAAAGGTCTACTTCAAGGATCAGGACATATCGGGAATGGATATGAACAAGATAAGCAGGTTGGGTATCGCGAGGACCTTCCAGAAGATAAGGCTTTTCGAGAATCTCTCAGTGATTGAAAACGTTCTTGTAGCCAGAAAACCCTTCTACAAATCCGGCCCTGTGAGCGTAGTTCTCGGCACTCCCAAATTCAGAAAAGAAGAAAAAGAAAACAAAGAGAAGGCCATGGAACTTCTGAAGCTCGTGGGCCTTGAAGATAGGGCATACGACTCTCCGACAGGAATGGCGTATGGATTACGGCGTTGTCTGGAAATCGCAAGAGCTCTTGCACTCGAACCTCAGCTGATGTTCCTCGACGAACCTGCTGCCGGAATGACCAGAGACGAATTCAAAGTGATAATGGATCTGATGATGATTCTCAAGGAAAGAGGAATTACGACTCTTATTGTTGAACACACTATGGACTTTATCAAGGCCGTTGCAGACTGGGTCTATGTTCTGAACTTTGGTCAGGTGATTGCCAAGGGTAAATTTGATGACATAGAAAAGGACCCGCTAGTTCTCAAAGCCTATCTGGGGGAGGACTGA
- a CDS encoding ABC transporter ATP-binding protein, with the protein MFLLETRDLSVSYNEVPALRKVSIKVSKGEVVSVLGPNGAGKTTLLKSISGLVSSEAGSKVLLNGEEIQHLPPHKITRLGVIHVPEGRQVFAELSVQENLEVAATRIGLAKARPNIEKVYEIFSELKSRKNQMAGTLSGGEQQMLAIGRAIVSDPLIMMIDEPSMGLAPVIVKRIFETLKNYVTDTGLTMLIVEQNAKLSLPMSDRVYIVSQGQIKLEGSVDEVKSDERIREMYFGGK; encoded by the coding sequence ATGTTTTTGCTTGAAACCCGTGATCTCTCAGTTTCATATAACGAGGTTCCCGCTCTCAGAAAAGTATCAATAAAGGTCTCCAAAGGAGAAGTTGTCTCCGTGCTCGGTCCTAATGGAGCGGGAAAGACGACTCTTCTGAAGAGCATTTCAGGACTTGTATCTTCTGAAGCAGGAAGCAAGGTCCTTTTGAACGGAGAAGAGATCCAACATCTTCCTCCACACAAGATAACCAGACTTGGGGTTATTCACGTTCCTGAAGGTAGACAGGTTTTCGCGGAACTCTCCGTTCAGGAAAACCTTGAAGTGGCAGCCACTAGAATTGGACTCGCAAAGGCCCGCCCAAACATCGAGAAAGTCTATGAGATTTTCTCGGAACTGAAGTCCCGGAAAAACCAGATGGCCGGCACGCTCTCCGGGGGAGAGCAACAGATGCTCGCAATTGGAAGGGCCATCGTTTCAGATCCATTGATTATGATGATAGACGAACCTTCCATGGGACTGGCTCCTGTTATCGTGAAGAGAATATTCGAGACTCTGAAGAATTACGTCACGGATACGGGTCTGACCATGTTGATCGTGGAACAGAACGCAAAGCTCTCGCTTCCAATGAGCGACAGAGTCTACATCGTATCACAAGGTCAAATAAAACTTGAAGGCTCTGTTGATGAAGTGAAGAGTGACGAGAGAATTCGAGAAATGTATTTCGGTGGTAAGTAA
- a CDS encoding nickel-dependent lactate racemase has translation MRFSLDYREKERLQLEVPVGRVLLPTSPVERSEEGSSLRESLLKPFGAPPILELAESAKEIVLIVEDHTRHSPIFETLSFMKSLFAENKIPWSKVSLLVATGTHRQMTAEELREKLGSFSRDTKIIQHDAEAASRMKDYGEFLGVPIRINEAVGADLTIGVGSIVPHRFSGWSGGAKIVIPGVSAYETVFKSHRMAILKSRADVGVLDNEFRELIDETGRRVGLDFIINFYYDIEGRISGCVSGNHVTAHREGVKVAREELLREYSEKADVTVISSFPSVTDFWQCGKALYTSDLVTRNGGDIVMVSSLDEGFGDHPLFASLLKMEAEKILERLDVITTEDPLAYVAAYAVRKVIEKKRIHIVSNTKFADQFNKLGLTVYPDIQSVVDRVAPAGKSVAVLQNSLVLPEISNKEA, from the coding sequence ATGAGATTCTCGCTTGACTATAGAGAGAAGGAGAGACTTCAGCTGGAAGTTCCCGTGGGAAGAGTACTTCTTCCGACCTCACCTGTTGAGAGAAGCGAAGAGGGCAGCTCACTGCGCGAATCGCTACTGAAGCCGTTTGGTGCTCCTCCGATCCTTGAGCTTGCGGAATCTGCGAAAGAGATAGTCCTTATCGTAGAGGATCACACAAGGCACTCTCCCATTTTTGAGACTCTCTCTTTCATGAAATCGCTTTTCGCCGAAAACAAGATTCCCTGGAGCAAAGTTTCCTTGCTTGTCGCGACTGGAACTCACAGACAAATGACGGCTGAAGAGCTAAGAGAGAAGTTAGGCAGTTTTTCTCGCGATACTAAAATCATCCAGCACGATGCGGAAGCAGCCAGCAGGATGAAAGACTATGGAGAATTCCTTGGAGTACCGATTAGGATAAACGAGGCGGTTGGAGCTGACCTCACAATTGGAGTTGGCTCGATCGTTCCTCACAGGTTCTCCGGATGGTCGGGCGGAGCGAAAATTGTGATTCCGGGCGTCTCTGCATATGAAACAGTCTTTAAGTCACACAGGATGGCAATACTGAAGAGCAGAGCCGACGTCGGAGTTCTTGACAATGAGTTCAGGGAACTTATAGATGAAACCGGAAGACGAGTGGGACTTGATTTCATAATCAATTTCTACTACGATATCGAAGGAAGAATCTCCGGCTGTGTATCGGGCAATCATGTGACGGCACACAGGGAAGGCGTCAAAGTTGCGAGAGAAGAGCTGCTCCGAGAGTACTCGGAAAAAGCCGATGTCACCGTGATATCTTCATTCCCCTCTGTGACCGATTTCTGGCAGTGCGGCAAAGCGCTGTACACTTCCGATCTGGTTACCAGAAATGGAGGAGATATCGTGATGGTCTCTTCGCTCGATGAAGGCTTTGGCGATCATCCTCTATTTGCCTCATTACTCAAGATGGAGGCAGAAAAGATCTTAGAAAGACTTGACGTGATCACTACCGAAGACCCGCTTGCATATGTGGCGGCCTATGCTGTAAGGAAAGTGATCGAGAAGAAAAGGATTCACATTGTGAGCAACACTAAATTCGCAGATCAGTTCAATAAACTTGGTTTAACGGTCTATCCAGATATTCAATCGGTTGTTGACCGGGTGGCACCGGCCGGCAAAAGCGTTGCGGTTCTTCAGAACTCACTTGTCTTGCCGGAAATATCAAATAAGGAGGCATAA
- a CDS encoding LeuA family protein, protein MKPKDLDYMKLNGTPYFDESRWVSPLNYERVIRGETARDSIYIHDVTLRDGEQTCGLTWSEDQRVRIGVALNDLGVKSIEVGMPIVSDENKRAIRRLVDMNLDSEIVPFARSLKKDIDESVDCGATRVVVEHAVNPYDNELVYGVSPEKLIDRVVSAILYAKEQGMKPTFMGWDATRSTPDYVLKVFTEVAKQARPESIVFVDSFGVASPFAIEFIFTELRKAIPDIPLEFHVHNEFGLAMGSVFAAVRAGVSGIHSSINGLGERTGNVATEEVAAGLKLLMGIDTGVDLTKIGYTSRLVEDISKIQVANNKPVVGKRLFWVESGIVVDAIDKLNAAGINAAMTPYLPSLVGMGEIDVKLGAFSGQASIKYWLKRLEIEASEDQLEELTEIVRKEGRIRNTVLELDEFKRIVGDYMK, encoded by the coding sequence ATGAAACCGAAAGATCTTGATTACATGAAGTTAAATGGAACACCATACTTCGACGAATCCCGCTGGGTGAGTCCTCTCAACTATGAGAGAGTAATCCGGGGAGAAACCGCAAGAGACAGTATCTATATACACGACGTTACGCTGAGAGATGGAGAACAGACTTGTGGTCTTACCTGGAGCGAGGATCAAAGGGTGAGAATCGGAGTTGCGTTGAATGATTTGGGTGTGAAATCCATTGAGGTCGGAATGCCGATAGTCTCCGACGAGAACAAGAGGGCGATACGTAGACTCGTTGACATGAATCTCGATTCGGAAATCGTGCCATTCGCAAGATCTTTGAAGAAGGATATCGATGAATCTGTCGATTGCGGCGCCACACGAGTAGTGGTTGAACACGCGGTAAATCCATACGACAATGAGCTTGTCTACGGTGTGTCTCCCGAAAAACTCATCGACCGAGTTGTTTCAGCTATTCTCTACGCGAAGGAACAGGGTATGAAGCCGACCTTCATGGGCTGGGACGCAACAAGATCGACCCCTGATTATGTCCTGAAAGTCTTCACAGAAGTGGCAAAGCAAGCAAGACCGGAGAGCATTGTCTTCGTAGACAGTTTTGGAGTCGCCTCCCCATTTGCTATCGAGTTCATCTTCACTGAGCTTAGGAAGGCCATCCCGGACATCCCGCTCGAATTCCATGTTCACAATGAATTCGGTCTGGCAATGGGATCGGTTTTTGCAGCAGTAAGAGCCGGTGTATCAGGCATTCACAGCTCGATCAACGGACTTGGAGAAAGGACGGGCAACGTAGCTACTGAAGAGGTTGCCGCCGGCCTGAAACTCCTGATGGGGATAGATACCGGAGTCGATCTGACGAAGATCGGATACACTTCGCGACTGGTCGAGGATATTTCGAAGATCCAGGTGGCGAACAACAAGCCGGTCGTTGGGAAGCGCCTCTTCTGGGTCGAATCGGGCATCGTCGTTGACGCAATCGACAAGTTGAATGCGGCCGGGATTAACGCCGCCATGACGCCGTACCTTCCTTCGCTCGTAGGAATGGGCGAGATAGACGTGAAGCTAGGTGCCTTCAGCGGCCAGGCAAGCATAAAATACTGGCTGAAGAGATTGGAAATAGAGGCGAGCGAAGACCAACTTGAAGAACTGACGGAAATCGTGCGAAAGGAAGGACGAATAAGAAACACCGTCCTCGAACTTGACGAATTCAAGAGAATAGTAGGAGATTACATGAAATGA
- the buk gene encoding butyrate kinase — MSLILVINPGSTSTKVAVFVDGKELFKKTLPLDDDMLDLPLFPDQYTIRKDQILKELDRNGIRPSQLTAVAARGGRLKPLNSGVYRINREMVDDARNGLQGIHPANTAVVIAFELAQEFGMQAFTVDPISVDELAEWARVTGIQKITRNSLSHALNMKAVAKKAATELGKSYEEAKLIVAHLGGGSSVSAHLNGKMVDLYNSDKEGPFSVERAGALPTHELAEFARSRDDYLEYLAHRGGLFSHFGMRDVERIAEGVKNGEIDSTPLEAYIYNIAKYSYSLLAVFDGFPDALAITGGVVKCDYVRERLLEKLKGIRVLLFPGEFEMESLADGAQRVIQGIEEALEY; from the coding sequence ATGAGTCTGATTCTCGTCATAAATCCCGGTTCGACATCAACCAAGGTAGCTGTCTTCGTAGACGGGAAAGAACTGTTCAAGAAGACGCTTCCCCTTGACGATGACATGCTCGACCTTCCCCTCTTTCCCGATCAGTACACAATAAGGAAGGATCAGATCCTCAAAGAACTGGACAGAAACGGGATAAGGCCATCCCAACTGACTGCCGTGGCGGCCAGAGGAGGAAGATTGAAACCTCTGAATTCCGGAGTTTACCGCATTAACAGAGAGATGGTCGATGACGCCAGAAATGGCCTTCAGGGTATTCACCCCGCAAATACGGCGGTCGTGATAGCTTTTGAACTGGCTCAGGAATTCGGAATGCAGGCTTTTACAGTCGACCCGATCAGTGTGGACGAACTGGCCGAGTGGGCAAGAGTAACGGGAATACAGAAGATCACAAGAAATTCACTCTCCCACGCGTTGAACATGAAGGCAGTCGCGAAGAAAGCTGCGACTGAACTGGGAAAGAGCTACGAAGAAGCGAAGCTCATAGTGGCTCATCTAGGAGGCGGCTCGTCGGTAAGCGCCCATCTAAACGGAAAGATGGTCGATCTATACAACAGTGACAAGGAAGGCCCCTTTTCTGTGGAAAGAGCGGGTGCCCTCCCTACTCACGAATTGGCGGAATTTGCTCGCTCGAGAGACGATTATCTCGAATACCTGGCTCACAGGGGCGGCCTGTTTTCCCACTTCGGAATGCGTGACGTTGAACGGATCGCCGAAGGCGTAAAGAATGGAGAAATCGATTCCACGCCGCTTGAAGCGTACATTTACAACATTGCAAAATACTCATACAGTCTGCTGGCCGTATTTGACGGATTTCCCGACGCCCTTGCCATTACGGGCGGCGTAGTGAAGTGCGACTACGTCAGAGAAAGACTTCTTGAGAAACTGAAGGGTATCAGAGTTCTCCTTTTCCCGGGAGAGTTCGAGATGGAAAGCCTTGCAGACGGAGCGCAAAGAGTAATACAAGGGATCGAAGAGGCCCTGGAATACTGA
- a CDS encoding phosphate acyltransferase, translating into MINSLSEFILEASKLQKRVRVNCVQPHDRKTMKAIESFASSNGNFEFTLFGRLEEMNQAASEGFLKMTRVVEGESEEENASNAVSALEGDIPAVLMKGDINTTVFLRALFKSGTVKASGRFISHISCMEVPEHPRLLFITDGTVNIAPDLKAKAEILKNAVEFARSIGISEPKVAVIGINERVSVTNRDLTEGAVLSKMAERGQFGVCLADGPMPIDTALKRDAALKKGITSKVGGEADILVCSNLESAANLIKGLVHLGKAKTAGLLLGAGFPVVLTSRSDNEFAKEVSLSMALVSAAG; encoded by the coding sequence ATGATTAATTCCCTTTCTGAGTTCATTCTTGAAGCAAGCAAGTTGCAGAAGCGCGTGAGAGTAAATTGCGTGCAACCGCATGATCGTAAGACGATGAAGGCCATAGAGTCATTTGCCTCCTCTAACGGCAATTTTGAATTCACTCTTTTTGGAAGATTAGAAGAGATGAACCAGGCAGCATCTGAAGGGTTTCTGAAGATGACGCGTGTTGTCGAAGGGGAATCTGAAGAGGAGAATGCTTCAAATGCAGTCTCTGCTTTGGAGGGAGATATTCCCGCCGTTCTAATGAAAGGCGACATCAATACCACCGTGTTTCTAAGAGCGCTCTTCAAGAGCGGCACAGTAAAGGCAAGCGGAAGGTTTATAAGTCACATTTCTTGTATGGAGGTCCCGGAGCATCCAAGACTACTTTTCATAACTGATGGGACGGTCAACATCGCACCGGATTTGAAGGCAAAGGCCGAGATACTCAAGAATGCCGTAGAGTTTGCAAGATCGATCGGGATCAGTGAACCAAAGGTAGCGGTAATCGGTATAAACGAGCGAGTGTCGGTAACAAATCGCGACCTCACTGAAGGAGCGGTGTTATCAAAAATGGCAGAGAGAGGGCAATTTGGAGTGTGTCTCGCAGACGGGCCCATGCCCATAGATACTGCTCTGAAAAGGGACGCGGCCCTGAAGAAGGGAATTACGTCAAAGGTTGGAGGTGAGGCCGACATACTAGTCTGTTCTAATCTGGAATCTGCGGCCAACCTCATAAAAGGCCTCGTACATCTAGGCAAAGCCAAGACGGCCGGACTTCTTTTGGGAGCGGGATTCCCCGTTGTTCTCACGTCGAGGAGCGACAATGAATTCGCAAAAGAGGTGTCTCTCTCAATGGCATTAGTGAGTGCGGCGGGTTGA
- a CDS encoding sugar phosphate isomerase/epimerase family protein, translating to MAVSFMVANEDIPAGAKVTGLTGWLEETLAAIAGAGFNSFELMIADPEKVDVGKVIRLERQFSLKCVFLCTGEMAGTAGLYLNHIDVNERKRALNSFLQAAKKAHDLGVNLNIGRLRGVIWSDGLQKSLERLGESLERIDSYVRSELEGLSVLIEPLRKVVCPILNSCAEATSFFSERELKSFGILLDSDHFNEKKDPSFVSSNIELIKHVHLADTNHKPLGRGAIDFQSFLDMLSKSGYVGEYSVEVFCDEDQIETLRETASFLKAFPQILGGSL from the coding sequence ATGGCAGTAAGTTTTATGGTGGCCAACGAGGATATTCCGGCCGGTGCAAAGGTCACTGGCCTCACCGGCTGGTTGGAAGAGACGCTTGCCGCGATAGCAGGCGCGGGTTTCAACTCCTTTGAGCTTATGATTGCCGACCCGGAAAAGGTGGATGTTGGAAAGGTTATACGCCTTGAGAGACAGTTCTCTTTGAAGTGCGTATTTCTCTGCACAGGCGAGATGGCTGGAACTGCCGGCCTTTATCTGAACCATATAGACGTGAACGAAAGAAAAAGAGCTCTGAATTCCTTCTTGCAGGCAGCTAAAAAGGCTCACGATCTGGGAGTGAACCTTAATATCGGCAGGCTTAGGGGAGTAATATGGTCCGACGGCCTCCAGAAGTCACTCGAGAGACTTGGCGAATCGCTGGAAAGAATCGATTCGTATGTGAGAAGTGAACTCGAGGGGTTGTCCGTTCTGATAGAACCATTGAGAAAGGTGGTCTGCCCTATTCTTAATAGCTGCGCCGAAGCCACCTCGTTTTTTTCGGAGAGAGAACTTAAGAGTTTTGGAATTCTCCTTGACTCTGACCATTTCAACGAGAAAAAGGATCCCTCTTTTGTAAGTTCGAACATCGAGCTGATAAAACACGTTCACCTTGCAGATACAAATCACAAACCTCTGGGACGGGGCGCGATTGATTTTCAGAGCTTTTTGGATATGCTGAGCAAATCCGGTTATGTCGGTGAATACAGTGTCGAGGTTTTCTGCGATGAAGATCAGATAGAAACTCTAAGGGAAACTGCTTCATTTTTGAAAGCTTTCCCTCAAATTCTGGGGGGATCACTTTGA
- a CDS encoding GntR family transcriptional regulator, which produces MNRLADTSHFQGIQQQLYRSIRNSIVELEIPPGARLTIDKLKRIYGVSSTPVRGALHKLNEDGLVAPGAAKSFYVKEILENDVRKLFPIRLVLEKLALSESINRIDREIISNLIVRMRRHLSEPEVTKNKVPYDIDYRLHREILNNCNNEYLIEMMSKISILLARMRNVIKYYLLEQQKDWIINEMEEHFKIAQGILEGDLEKASTALEDHLEHSMNMICSILSSNHIDYAAKGSFARLED; this is translated from the coding sequence TTGAACAGATTGGCAGACACAAGTCACTTTCAGGGAATCCAGCAGCAGCTCTACAGATCAATAAGGAATAGCATCGTAGAACTGGAAATCCCTCCCGGAGCGAGGTTGACGATCGATAAGCTGAAGAGAATCTACGGCGTTTCTTCTACTCCGGTAAGGGGGGCTCTCCACAAGCTGAACGAAGATGGTCTTGTCGCACCGGGAGCCGCTAAGAGTTTTTACGTAAAGGAGATTCTCGAAAATGACGTCAGGAAGCTCTTCCCGATAAGGCTAGTGCTGGAGAAACTTGCATTGAGTGAATCAATTAATCGGATCGACAGAGAGATCATATCGAATCTGATCGTGAGAATGCGAAGACACCTCTCGGAACCGGAGGTGACAAAGAACAAAGTTCCTTACGATATTGACTACAGGCTACACAGGGAGATACTCAATAACTGCAATAATGAATATCTAATCGAAATGATGTCGAAGATCTCGATACTGCTCGCCAGAATGCGGAACGTGATCAAATACTATCTTCTTGAACAGCAAAAAGACTGGATAATTAACGAGATGGAGGAACATTTCAAGATCGCGCAAGGAATCCTGGAAGGAGACCTAGAGAAGGCTTCTACTGCCTTGGAAGATCATCTTGAGCACTCAATGAATATGATATGTTCTATACTCAGCTCCAACCATATCGATTATGCTGCCAAAGGAAGCTTTGCCCGATTGGAGGATTAG
- a CDS encoding UxaA family hydrolase, with protein sequence MKHAILLSLNDNVATVLEKVDIGEEIEVKGVSGLQMLVAKEEIPFGHKVAVKNIKRNERIIKYNNKIGIATSDISTGQHVHVQNVVSERTEIKEGGVRA encoded by the coding sequence ATGAAGCATGCTATTCTGCTGTCTTTGAACGACAATGTCGCAACTGTGCTTGAGAAAGTGGATATCGGCGAAGAGATAGAGGTGAAGGGTGTTTCCGGATTGCAGATGCTAGTTGCGAAGGAAGAAATACCTTTCGGTCACAAAGTTGCCGTGAAGAACATCAAAAGAAACGAGAGAATAATCAAATACAATAACAAGATAGGGATCGCAACTTCTGACATCTCGACTGGCCAGCATGTTCACGTCCAAAATGTTGTAAGTGAACGAACGGAGATCAAAGAGGGAGGTGTCAGGGCTTAG